A single Nisaea sp. DNA region contains:
- a CDS encoding M48 family metalloprotease gives MDARSFITDTEIELYIRELSTPVFQSAGLSPSAVDLYFINDDTLNAFVAGGQNIFFHTGLLMATETPEQLLGVIAHETGHISGGHLARSGEALRNASQNALLGLILGAGAALATGRGDAATAIIQGSQSAVQGSLLQYSRAQESSADQAGIRFLESNRESSKGMLEFLSTLSGQELLSGRSRSPYASTHPLTRDRIAFVEEQVKNSPYSDKKLPEELQQKHRRMVAKLHGFIRSPARTFKAYPDTDTSIEARYARAVATYRLPNANAAVALVDELLADNPDDPFFHELKGQILFEAARPAEAEVAYRKALGSLPDAPRIELELSRVLLALDTKEHNEEAQAHLEHVVRLLPNATFAWRQLAIAYGRNGNHGMSALALAEEAFRSGNERDAALQANRAKQKLQPHTEAWLRASDIEGISTPRDRERKKDQPPKKK, from the coding sequence GTGGATGCGCGATCCTTCATCACCGATACTGAGATCGAGCTCTATATCCGCGAGCTTTCGACCCCGGTCTTCCAGAGCGCGGGTCTTTCGCCATCTGCGGTCGATCTCTATTTCATCAACGACGATACGCTGAATGCCTTCGTCGCCGGTGGCCAGAACATCTTCTTCCATACCGGCTTGCTGATGGCGACAGAGACGCCGGAGCAGTTGCTCGGCGTGATTGCCCATGAAACAGGGCATATCTCCGGCGGGCATCTGGCGCGGAGCGGAGAGGCCCTGCGGAATGCCAGCCAGAACGCCTTGCTCGGCCTCATCCTAGGTGCCGGCGCTGCCCTCGCGACTGGCCGGGGCGACGCCGCCACTGCGATCATCCAGGGCAGTCAGTCAGCTGTTCAGGGCTCCTTGCTCCAGTACAGCCGGGCGCAGGAATCTTCGGCTGACCAGGCAGGTATCCGTTTCCTTGAAAGCAATCGCGAATCCTCAAAAGGCATGCTTGAGTTCCTCTCGACTCTCAGCGGCCAGGAACTTTTGAGCGGACGCAGCCGGTCTCCGTACGCAAGCACGCACCCGCTTACCCGGGACCGGATTGCTTTCGTCGAAGAACAGGTGAAAAACTCGCCCTACAGCGATAAGAAACTGCCTGAAGAGCTGCAGCAGAAACACCGCCGGATGGTCGCCAAGCTCCATGGCTTCATCCGCTCACCAGCACGCACCTTCAAGGCATACCCAGATACGGATACATCGATTGAAGCCCGTTACGCCCGGGCCGTTGCCACATACCGGCTGCCGAATGCCAACGCGGCCGTCGCGCTCGTGGACGAATTGCTGGCCGATAACCCGGACGATCCGTTTTTCCATGAGTTGAAAGGCCAGATCCTGTTCGAGGCGGCCCGGCCGGCCGAAGCTGAAGTTGCGTATCGCAAGGCCCTTGGAAGCCTGCCCGACGCGCCGCGGATTGAACTTGAGCTCTCGCGGGTCCTGCTGGCTCTCGACACAAAGGAGCACAATGAGGAAGCGCAGGCGCATCTCGAACATGTCGTACGGCTGCTTCCGAATGCGACGTTCGCCTGGCGTCAACTGGCCATCGCCTATGGCCGCAATGGCAATCACGGCATGTCCGCCCTTGCCCTCGCCGAGGAAGCTTTCCGCTCCGGCAATGAACGGGATGCGGCCCTGCAGGCAAACCGGGCGAAACAGAAGCTGCAGCCACATACGGAAGCCTGGCTGAGAGCCAGCGATATCGAGGGAATCTCGACCCCGCGCGACCGGGAGCGGAAAAAAGACCAACCGCCCAAGAAAAAATAG
- the accB gene encoding acetyl-CoA carboxylase biotin carboxyl carrier protein, with translation MSHDIDSKLVRKLAALLEETGLGELEYAKDDWRIRVARPAVQQAASVVAAPAPAAVAPAAAADTASADIAGAVNSPMVGTAYLGPDPDTAPFVSVGTRVTEGQTLMIIEAMKVMNPIPAPRAGTVKDVLVQNGQPIEFGQPLIVIE, from the coding sequence TTGTCGCACGACATTGACAGCAAACTCGTAAGAAAGCTCGCCGCCCTCCTGGAAGAGACCGGCCTCGGTGAGCTTGAATATGCGAAGGACGACTGGCGGATCCGCGTGGCCCGTCCGGCCGTGCAACAGGCCGCCAGCGTGGTCGCCGCTCCGGCGCCCGCAGCAGTCGCACCCGCCGCGGCTGCGGACACAGCATCTGCCGATATCGCAGGCGCGGTGAATTCCCCGATGGTCGGAACAGCCTATCTCGGCCCCGACCCCGACACGGCACCGTTCGTTTCTGTCGGCACCAGGGTAACAGAAGGCCAGACCCTGATGATCATCGAAGCCATGAAGGTCATGAACCCGATTCCCGCGCCCCGTGCCGGAACGGTGAAGGACGTACTGGTTCAGAACGGGCAGCCGATCGAGTTCGGCCAGCCGCTGATCGTGATCGAGTAG
- the accC gene encoding acetyl-CoA carboxylase biotin carboxylase subunit, whose translation MFEKVLIANRGDVALRIHRACREMGIRTVAVHSTADADAMHVRLADESVCIGPPAAKDSYLNIPAILTAATVTGADAIHPGVGFLSENADFAEIVEAHGFVFIGPSPQHIRDMGDKIIAKRTVKALGIPCVPGSDGPVESVEGAIAAAEEIGFPVLIKATAGGGGRGMKIAQNREEVSDAYNMARREAAAAFGNDEVYMERYLSKPRHIEVQIVGDGHGHVVHLGERDCSLQRRHQKVLEEAPSPALNEAARAKIGAIAAKATAKMNYRSLGTLEFLYEDGEFFFIEMNTRLQVEHPITEMITGIDLVREQIQIASGASLSFTQDDVVLNGHSIECRINAENPRTFMPSPGRVTDYHAPGGLGVRVDSALYAGYQIPPFYDSLIAKLIVHGSNRNECLLRLRRALDEIVISNVETTVPLHQDLSQAPDFINGEYDIHWLEKVFLADPA comes from the coding sequence ATGTTTGAGAAAGTCCTGATCGCCAATCGCGGCGACGTGGCCCTGCGCATTCACCGGGCCTGCCGAGAAATGGGCATACGGACCGTCGCCGTGCATTCGACCGCCGATGCGGACGCGATGCATGTGCGCCTCGCCGATGAGAGTGTCTGTATCGGCCCACCTGCCGCGAAGGACAGCTACCTTAACATTCCGGCTATTCTGACCGCCGCGACCGTGACCGGCGCCGACGCCATCCATCCCGGTGTCGGTTTCCTGTCCGAGAATGCGGATTTCGCCGAAATCGTCGAAGCTCATGGATTTGTCTTCATCGGCCCCTCGCCGCAGCATATCCGCGACATGGGCGACAAGATCATCGCCAAACGGACGGTAAAGGCACTGGGAATTCCCTGCGTGCCCGGATCGGACGGGCCAGTCGAATCAGTCGAGGGCGCCATCGCCGCGGCCGAGGAGATCGGGTTTCCGGTCCTGATCAAGGCAACAGCCGGCGGCGGCGGGCGCGGCATGAAGATTGCCCAGAACCGCGAAGAAGTCAGCGACGCCTACAACATGGCCCGCCGGGAAGCAGCGGCCGCCTTCGGCAATGACGAAGTCTATATGGAGCGGTATCTCTCCAAGCCGCGCCATATCGAAGTGCAGATCGTCGGCGACGGCCACGGCCATGTGGTGCATTTGGGCGAGCGTGACTGCTCCCTGCAGCGGCGCCACCAGAAGGTCCTGGAGGAAGCCCCCTCCCCGGCATTGAACGAAGCTGCCCGTGCTAAAATCGGCGCAATTGCCGCAAAAGCCACCGCGAAGATGAATTATCGCAGCCTTGGAACGCTCGAGTTCCTCTATGAGGATGGCGAATTCTTCTTCATCGAGATGAACACCCGCCTGCAGGTCGAGCACCCGATCACCGAGATGATCACCGGCATCGATCTCGTGCGCGAGCAGATCCAGATCGCCTCGGGCGCTTCGCTGTCCTTCACCCAGGACGATGTGGTGCTGAACGGACATTCAATCGAGTGCCGGATCAATGCGGAAAACCCGCGCACCTTCATGCCGTCTCCGGGCCGCGTCACCGACTACCATGCACCGGGCGGTCTCGGGGTCAGGGTCGATTCGGCTCTCTATGCCGGCTATCAGATCCCACCATTCTATGACAGCCTGATCGCCAAACTGATCGTGCATGGCTCCAACAGGAATGAGTGTTTGCTGCGGCTGCGCCGGGCTTTGGACGAAATCGTGATAAGCAATGTGGAGACCACCGTGCCTCTGCATCAGGATCTCTCGCAGGCTCCCGATTTCATAAACGGCGAATACGACATACACTGGCTTGAGAAGGTTTTCCTCGCCGATCCGGCCTAA
- a CDS encoding DsbA family protein, translating into MTVSTTGKARSMATMAPLKKTHKALILALTLASGLALYPASQQAAAAEPFSPDQKSALDTAIRDYILANPEVIVESLNAMQARQEVAEKERQRAALAQLQGQITGNDNDPVIGNPNGDVTVVEFFDYQCGYCKRMIDPVMQLLKQDPNVRWVMKEFPILGPASVTAAHASIAADKQGAYSEFHVALMKYRGRLSDAVVFQTALEVGLDLDKLKADMASPETGKTIRDATVLARTLGINGTPAFVIGGEVLPGAVSLETLVEQIEAARKG; encoded by the coding sequence ATGACTGTAAGCACGACCGGAAAGGCACGCAGCATGGCCACCATGGCGCCCCTTAAGAAAACCCACAAAGCGTTAATCCTGGCCCTGACTCTCGCCTCCGGCCTCGCGCTCTATCCCGCAAGCCAGCAGGCCGCCGCCGCGGAGCCGTTTTCACCGGATCAGAAATCGGCCCTCGACACGGCCATCCGCGATTACATCCTGGCCAACCCGGAAGTCATCGTTGAATCCCTGAACGCCATGCAGGCGCGCCAGGAAGTTGCGGAAAAGGAGCGCCAGCGCGCCGCCCTCGCCCAATTGCAGGGTCAGATTACCGGCAACGACAACGACCCGGTCATCGGCAATCCGAACGGCGATGTCACTGTGGTCGAGTTCTTCGATTACCAATGTGGCTATTGCAAAAGGATGATCGATCCGGTGATGCAGTTGCTGAAGCAGGATCCGAATGTCCGCTGGGTGATGAAGGAGTTTCCGATTCTCGGCCCGGCATCCGTGACCGCCGCCCATGCGTCGATCGCAGCCGACAAACAAGGCGCCTATAGCGAGTTCCACGTCGCCTTGATGAAATATCGCGGACGGCTGAGTGATGCCGTTGTGTTCCAGACGGCCCTCGAAGTCGGTCTTGACCTGGACAAACTGAAAGCGGACATGGCGTCGCCTGAAACGGGAAAAACAATCCGGGACGCCACGGTTCTGGCGCGCACTCTCGGCATCAACGGGACACCCGCCTTTGTCATAGGCGGGGAAGTGTTACCGGGCGCCGTCAGCCTCGAGACCCTGGTCGAACAGATCGAAGCCGCGCGGAAAGGCTAA
- a CDS encoding MFS transporter produces the protein MTGTTGHAERSGAARVFFILCAFLTLVQINRLGGGVIANALIEQRGISPAEIGAVIGIMSLAAAFVQIPMGVLFDRYGARITTSALSLIAVGGMVLFALSENATGLIGGRILLGVGHAGAVTTVYLIVLGWVRPDRVATVSARLIAFSGATSGLLATAPLAIMLQQAGFTVTFLLLAAAILLMTILIFLWGRDHPPGVARPERPHESIGQAFSAILTMLRDRDIRGTLIMASCFAAPFATVGGLWAGPYLREVHGLGQTEAGYALLVMVLAQNAGTLGFGPLDRMFNSRKRVVLGSCVLMVLLLAVMAVIASPPLWLAMLLLVAFGFVSPFFVVLAAHCRGFVPNHLAGRAITAMSLVGVGTIFLSQWITGLIVDHAGGGSDGAYRLVFASVAGLVVVAALFYSRVRDIPPSVPSTAS, from the coding sequence GTGACAGGCACTACCGGACATGCCGAGCGCAGCGGCGCCGCTCGGGTTTTCTTTATTCTTTGCGCGTTTTTGACATTGGTGCAGATCAACCGGCTGGGCGGCGGGGTGATTGCCAATGCCTTGATCGAACAGCGCGGTATATCTCCGGCTGAGATCGGGGCGGTGATCGGCATCATGTCGCTTGCCGCTGCTTTTGTGCAGATCCCGATGGGTGTTTTGTTCGACCGGTATGGCGCCCGTATTACCACATCGGCGTTGAGCTTGATCGCCGTGGGCGGGATGGTGCTCTTTGCGCTCTCTGAAAATGCTACCGGATTGATCGGGGGGCGGATACTGCTCGGCGTGGGGCATGCCGGTGCCGTAACTACCGTTTATCTGATTGTGCTCGGCTGGGTCCGTCCGGATCGTGTTGCCACAGTTTCGGCCCGGCTTATCGCATTTTCCGGTGCGACAAGCGGTCTGCTCGCGACGGCTCCGCTCGCCATCATGTTGCAGCAAGCCGGGTTTACCGTGACATTCCTGCTCCTCGCGGCGGCAATCCTGCTGATGACGATCCTGATCTTTCTCTGGGGTCGGGATCACCCTCCCGGCGTTGCGCGCCCCGAGCGGCCTCATGAAAGTATCGGTCAGGCCTTTTCAGCGATCCTGACGATGCTGCGTGACCGAGATATTCGCGGCACTCTGATCATGGCCAGCTGTTTCGCTGCACCCTTCGCAACGGTTGGCGGTCTCTGGGCCGGGCCTTATCTCAGGGAAGTTCATGGGCTTGGCCAGACGGAGGCCGGCTATGCACTGCTCGTTATGGTTCTGGCACAGAATGCCGGGACACTGGGCTTTGGTCCGTTGGACCGGATGTTTAACTCCCGCAAGCGTGTGGTCCTCGGGAGCTGTGTGCTGATGGTGCTGCTGCTCGCCGTTATGGCGGTGATCGCGAGTCCCCCGCTCTGGCTGGCCATGCTTCTGCTGGTCGCGTTCGGTTTCGTCTCGCCGTTCTTCGTCGTGCTGGCCGCACATTGCCGGGGCTTCGTGCCGAACCATCTCGCTGGCAGGGCTATTACAGCCATGAGCCTCGTCGGTGTAGGCACGATTTTTCTCTCGCAGTGGATCACCGGGTTGATCGTGGATCATGCGGGCGGCGGTTCGGACGGAGCATACCGGCTGGTCTTCGCCAGTGTCGCCGGACTGGTCGTGGTAGCCGCTCTGTTCTACAGCCGGGTCCGCGATATTCCGCCGTCCGTTCCTTCAACGGCTTCCTGA
- a CDS encoding MarR family winged helix-turn-helix transcriptional regulator, whose protein sequence is MKSQESSADTSANPYQDQDQVTFSLDSFLPYRLALLSSLVSSSIQKLYASEFDISIPEWRLVAILGSDGPMTANDIRQRAAMDKVQVSRAAAKLLDAGHIRKQVDPEDKRRATLSLSDSGSKIYNQIVPIALEREAYLSSALSEKEKRDLIQLLEKLTKTAKSMTTTPPM, encoded by the coding sequence GTGAAGAGTCAAGAAAGCAGTGCTGATACTTCCGCCAATCCGTATCAGGACCAAGATCAGGTAACGTTCTCTCTCGACAGTTTTTTGCCTTATAGGCTAGCGCTGCTCTCGTCACTGGTCTCCAGCAGCATCCAGAAATTGTATGCGTCGGAATTCGATATCAGCATCCCCGAGTGGCGGCTCGTGGCCATTCTCGGCAGTGACGGCCCGATGACGGCTAACGACATTCGACAACGTGCGGCGATGGACAAGGTTCAGGTCAGCCGTGCCGCCGCGAAATTATTGGACGCAGGGCATATCCGCAAACAGGTAGACCCTGAAGACAAACGCCGCGCGACCCTGTCTCTTTCCGATAGCGGCTCTAAAATTTACAACCAAATCGTGCCCATCGCCCTCGAACGGGAAGCCTATCTCTCATCGGCCCTCAGCGAAAAGGAGAAACGGGATTTAATTCAATTGTTGGAAAAATTGACAAAAACGGCCAAAAGCATGACAACCACTCCGCCAATGTGA
- the hppD gene encoding 4-hydroxyphenylpyruvate dioxygenase, which translates to MASETLSPIPGGTIENPMATDGFEFVEYTAPDPENLKTLFRSLGFTAVARHRSKDVTLFRQGGVNFIVNGEPDSFAQSFARVHGPSCCAIAFRVKDAAAAYDRAIKLGARPFEGKVGPMELNIPAIHGIGDSLIYLVDRYGEQSIYDVDFVPLDGVEQVPVGAGFTMVDHLTHNVHRGRMDVWADFYEKLFNFREIRYFDIEGKLTGLKSKAMTSPCGKIRIPINESSDDKSQIEEYLTAYKGEGIQHIAMATDDIFASVEALKAAGSSFMAPPPDTYYEMLDERLPGHGEDVASLKQHGILIDGAPTENGGLLLQIFTETVIGPIFFELIQRKGDEGFGEGNFKALFESIEQDQVKRGVLNA; encoded by the coding sequence ATGGCATCCGAAACGCTTTCCCCAATTCCGGGCGGCACCATCGAAAACCCGATGGCGACCGACGGCTTTGAGTTCGTCGAATATACCGCGCCCGATCCGGAAAATCTGAAGACGCTGTTTCGGTCTCTCGGCTTTACCGCGGTCGCCCGTCACCGATCGAAGGACGTAACGCTTTTCCGTCAGGGCGGTGTCAATTTCATCGTCAATGGGGAGCCGGACAGTTTCGCTCAGTCCTTCGCCCGCGTTCACGGGCCGTCCTGCTGCGCCATCGCGTTCCGGGTAAAGGATGCAGCAGCGGCCTATGACCGAGCCATTAAGCTCGGAGCACGACCGTTTGAAGGCAAGGTCGGGCCGATGGAGCTGAACATTCCGGCGATCCACGGTATCGGCGATAGCCTGATTTATCTGGTGGACCGGTATGGCGAGCAAAGCATTTACGATGTCGATTTCGTACCGCTGGACGGTGTGGAGCAGGTGCCGGTCGGAGCCGGATTCACAATGGTGGATCATCTGACCCACAACGTGCATCGCGGACGGATGGATGTGTGGGCCGATTTCTACGAGAAGCTCTTCAATTTTCGCGAGATCCGCTATTTCGACATTGAAGGCAAGCTGACCGGGCTGAAGTCCAAGGCGATGACCAGTCCATGCGGCAAAATTCGGATCCCGATCAACGAATCCTCTGACGACAAATCCCAGATTGAGGAATATCTCACCGCCTACAAGGGGGAAGGTATCCAGCATATCGCAATGGCGACCGACGATATCTTTGCCAGTGTGGAAGCGCTCAAGGCCGCTGGCTCCAGTTTCATGGCGCCGCCGCCGGACACTTATTATGAAATGCTGGACGAAAGGTTGCCCGGGCATGGGGAGGATGTCGCCAGCCTGAAGCAGCACGGTATTCTGATCGACGGAGCACCGACTGAAAACGGCGGTCTTCTGTTGCAGATTTTCACCGAGACGGTGATCGGCCCGATCTTCTTCGAGCTCATTCAACGCAAGGGCGATGAAGGATTCGGCGAAGGTAACTTCAAGGCTCTCTTTGAATCCATCGAACAGGACCAGGTCAAGCGCGGGGTTCTCAACGCCTGA
- a CDS encoding PAS domain-containing protein, producing MSQIFENIEDPTLGKLVERWFAWRGGDTYPARKSIEPLELGQALPFVWICQREPDLNCYRYHLVGEAVNTLYGQGLRGRSLKDFLSGRTANLLKERLDDCLESGHIIHTIGAQTLHDKRHVLVQRLLLPMTGSGGELDTILGCTKVTDTVSGRAGEDAPSREATYRNDGTRIKVGNATLTMYSKDPLY from the coding sequence ATGAGCCAGATATTCGAGAACATCGAAGACCCTACATTAGGGAAATTGGTGGAAAGATGGTTCGCGTGGCGCGGCGGCGACACCTATCCGGCGCGCAAGTCGATTGAACCGCTTGAGCTTGGTCAAGCACTTCCGTTTGTCTGGATATGCCAACGCGAACCGGACCTGAATTGCTATCGCTACCACCTCGTGGGCGAAGCTGTGAACACACTTTATGGCCAAGGTCTGCGCGGTCGCTCTCTGAAAGATTTCCTGTCTGGTAGAACAGCCAATCTTCTGAAAGAGCGACTGGACGACTGTCTTGAGTCCGGACACATTATCCATACGATTGGGGCGCAGACCTTGCATGACAAGCGCCATGTACTGGTCCAGCGCTTGCTTCTGCCCATGACCGGCTCCGGGGGAGAGCTGGATACGATCCTCGGATGCACAAAAGTGACCGACACGGTCTCCGGGCGTGCCGGAGAGGATGCACCCTCCCGGGAAGCCACTTACAGAAACGACGGCACCCGAATTAAGGTAGGCAACGCCACTCTCACCATGTATTCCAAGGATCCGTTATATTAG
- a CDS encoding pyridoxal phosphate-dependent aminotransferase — translation MALKVSRRGAVPAFIVMDVMQAAADREAAGGDVLHLEVGQPATPAPRGVIEAAKRALDDDRIGYTLAAGINPLRERIAEHYKDWYGVSLDPGRIMVTTGSSGAFQVAFLAAFEAGDRVAMASPGYPAYRNILSALGVETVLLETERKHRYQPTPELLDAVEGKIDGLIVASPSNPTGTMLGEEELAALTGYCKKKGIRVVSDEIYHGIGFGTRPVSALESDDQALVINSFSKYFSMTGWRLGWMVVPEDLARSMECLAQNFFISPPTLSQHAAVAAFDCHEELQANVARYAKNREVLLNELPAAGLDDLAPADGAFYIYADVTRFTNDSVDFSKRMLAEIGLAATPGVDFDPARGHGSLRFSFAGATEDMVEAASRLKNWLKR, via the coding sequence GTGGCTCTGAAAGTATCCCGGCGGGGCGCTGTACCCGCCTTCATCGTCATGGATGTGATGCAGGCGGCCGCAGACCGAGAGGCTGCCGGCGGCGATGTGCTGCATCTTGAAGTCGGCCAGCCTGCGACCCCGGCACCGCGCGGCGTGATCGAAGCGGCGAAGCGAGCGCTGGATGATGACCGGATTGGCTATACGCTGGCAGCCGGCATCAATCCCCTCCGGGAGCGGATCGCGGAGCATTACAAGGATTGGTACGGCGTCTCTCTGGACCCGGGCCGGATCATGGTGACGACTGGCTCCTCCGGCGCGTTCCAAGTTGCCTTTCTTGCGGCCTTCGAGGCAGGCGACCGGGTCGCCATGGCCTCACCAGGCTATCCGGCCTATCGCAATATCCTCTCCGCTCTCGGCGTTGAAACCGTGCTGCTGGAGACGGAGCGCAAGCACCGTTATCAGCCGACACCGGAACTTCTCGACGCGGTGGAGGGAAAGATCGATGGGCTGATCGTTGCCAGCCCGTCAAACCCGACCGGCACCATGTTGGGGGAGGAGGAGCTCGCCGCCCTGACCGGATACTGCAAGAAAAAGGGCATCCGGGTCGTCTCCGACGAGATCTATCACGGGATCGGCTTCGGCACCCGTCCGGTCTCGGCGCTGGAGAGCGACGATCAGGCGCTGGTCATTAACAGCTTCTCGAAATATTTCTCGATGACCGGCTGGCGGCTCGGCTGGATGGTGGTGCCGGAGGATCTGGCCCGTTCCATGGAGTGTCTGGCACAGAATTTCTTCATCTCGCCGCCGACCCTGTCGCAGCACGCGGCTGTCGCGGCGTTCGATTGTCACGAGGAATTGCAGGCCAATGTGGCGCGCTACGCGAAGAACCGCGAGGTGTTGCTGAACGAGCTTCCGGCCGCTGGGCTGGACGATCTGGCGCCGGCGGACGGCGCATTCTACATCTATGCGGACGTCACTCGCTTCACCAACGACAGTGTCGATTTCTCGAAGCGGATGCTGGCCGAGATCGGCCTCGCCGCAACGCCGGGGGTCGATTTCGACCCGGCGCGCGGCCATGGCTCTCTACGTTTTTCCTTTGCCGGGGCAACGGAGGACATGGTGGAGGCGGCCAGCCGTCTCAAGAACTGGCTGAAACGCTGA
- a CDS encoding gamma-glutamyltransferase yields the protein MFKRTVPVALAVCAGLLAGCASDEAVEVTEGFFGSVAVDEPRAAVIAQDVLVQGGTAADAAVSAYFTLAVTLPSSAGLGAGGSCLAFDPVSKRFERLSFLPQPLSGDQSTIAAPLGPRAMFALHARYGRLPITQLIGVPEQLARFGEPVSRRLAEDLARDGAALKSSGAGRPSVFAPDGVALQAGRSLVQLDLASTFGRLRVAGVGDLYAGQLASRFVAEAEAFGYVVDRDRLRGAVPVWSEAEGVDFDNHLWAVAASRNTDTTLISKTLSLAFNEAGWSSSPQDIDPLMIAEMQVRAANAVASGDTDLSADAAELLFGDFRSGARRTAATPAAVALFGGESRSGATSFVITDRRGLSVGCALTMNAPFGTGQTLPDLGFIPAPALSSANPPLAAAVIAGNTHAWQVHMTAMATGGRETISALVPSILRHYVAGQAMSAAVAAPRSHFDMAAGTLSVESGIAPAAGAMAERAGYPVQPATQPIGAVRLFRCKEGLPRSDRDCGIADDPRGRGMILFEGGN from the coding sequence ATGTTTAAGAGGACCGTGCCTGTGGCATTGGCGGTTTGCGCCGGATTGCTTGCAGGCTGCGCGAGCGATGAAGCCGTCGAAGTCACCGAAGGGTTCTTCGGATCCGTCGCTGTCGATGAGCCGCGGGCTGCCGTTATCGCCCAGGATGTGCTGGTCCAGGGCGGCACCGCTGCCGACGCCGCTGTCTCCGCTTATTTCACTCTTGCCGTGACGCTGCCGTCTTCCGCCGGACTTGGGGCGGGTGGTTCCTGTCTCGCTTTCGACCCTGTGAGCAAGCGGTTTGAACGCCTCTCATTCTTGCCTCAGCCCCTGTCGGGCGATCAAAGTACGATTGCCGCTCCGCTGGGACCGCGCGCGATGTTCGCATTGCATGCCCGCTATGGCCGGCTTCCGATCACGCAGCTGATTGGTGTTCCGGAGCAGCTTGCCCGGTTTGGTGAACCCGTCTCCCGCCGCCTCGCGGAAGATCTCGCGCGTGATGGCGCCGCTCTGAAATCATCGGGTGCCGGGCGTCCCAGTGTGTTCGCCCCGGATGGTGTTGCCTTGCAAGCGGGCCGCTCACTGGTCCAGTTGGATCTGGCCTCCACTTTCGGCCGGCTTCGGGTCGCGGGGGTTGGAGATCTTTATGCAGGCCAGCTTGCCAGCCGCTTCGTCGCCGAGGCGGAAGCCTTCGGATACGTGGTCGACCGTGACCGGTTGCGCGGCGCGGTTCCGGTTTGGAGCGAGGCCGAGGGTGTCGATTTCGACAATCATCTCTGGGCTGTCGCGGCCAGTCGTAATACCGACACCACCCTGATATCAAAAACTCTTTCGCTTGCCTTCAACGAAGCGGGATGGTCGTCCTCGCCGCAGGATATCGATCCGCTAATGATAGCCGAAATGCAGGTCCGCGCCGCCAATGCAGTGGCAAGTGGCGATACGGATTTGAGTGCGGATGCAGCCGAGTTGCTGTTCGGTGATTTTCGTTCCGGCGCTCGCCGTACTGCCGCAACGCCTGCTGCGGTCGCCTTGTTCGGTGGGGAATCGCGGTCCGGTGCAACGAGCTTTGTCATCACGGACAGGCGGGGGCTTTCTGTTGGCTGTGCGTTGACCATGAATGCGCCTTTTGGAACCGGCCAGACGCTCCCGGATCTCGGCTTCATTCCGGCCCCGGCATTGTCGTCTGCAAACCCGCCGCTGGCCGCCGCGGTTATCGCCGGGAACACCCATGCCTGGCAGGTTCACATGACCGCCATGGCGACCGGTGGCAGGGAGACGATCTCGGCCCTGGTTCCCTCGATTTTGCGTCACTATGTGGCCGGTCAGGCGATGAGCGCTGCCGTGGCCGCACCGCGCTCCCATTTCGATATGGCGGCGGGCACGCTATCGGTGGAATCCGGTATTGCTCCTGCAGCGGGAGCAATGGCTGAGCGTGCCGGCTATCCGGTGCAGCCAGCCACCCAGCCGATCGGCGCCGTCCGTCTGTTTCGCTGCAAGGAAGGCCTGCCGCGCAGTGACAGGGATTGCGGCATAGCCGACGATCCGCGCGGACGCGGCATGATCCTTTTTGAAGGCGGCAACTAA
- the aroQ gene encoding type II 3-dehydroquinate dehydratase: MQASIVSERPEILILNGPNLNMLGTREPELYGAETLDDVEAMCADHAVTLGLDTDFRQSNFEGELVTIIQQARGSASGIIINAGAYTHTSVAIHDALRVADLPVIEVHISNIHRRESFRHTSYISSVAEGIIVGLGTQGYVLALDGMARILDRT, translated from the coding sequence ATGCAGGCGAGCATAGTGTCCGAACGCCCGGAAATACTTATTCTCAATGGCCCCAATCTGAACATGCTTGGAACCCGGGAGCCTGAGCTCTACGGGGCCGAGACATTGGATGATGTCGAAGCCATGTGTGCCGATCATGCGGTAACACTTGGATTGGACACAGATTTTCGGCAATCGAACTTTGAAGGTGAGCTGGTAACGATTATCCAGCAGGCACGCGGCAGCGCGTCCGGCATCATCATCAATGCAGGCGCCTACACGCACACCTCCGTCGCTATTCACGACGCTTTGCGTGTAGCCGACCTGCCAGTCATCGAAGTGCATATTTCGAACATCCACCGGCGCGAAAGCTTCCGCCACACTTCCTATATTTCCTCCGTCGCCGAAGGAATCATCGTAGGGCTTGGAACCCAAGGCTATGTCCTGGCCCTCGATGGTATGGCGCGGATACTTGATCGCACCTGA